From Medicago truncatula cultivar Jemalong A17 chromosome 7, MtrunA17r5.0-ANR, whole genome shotgun sequence, a single genomic window includes:
- the LOC25498825 gene encoding CBL-interacting serine/threonine-protein kinase 11, whose amino-acid sequence MANEESTNSVVLFGKYEIGRLLGVGASAKVYHATNIETGKSVAVKVISKKKLINNGEFAANIEREISILRRLHHPNIIDLFEVLASKSKIYFVVEFAEAGELFEEVAKKEKLTEDHARRYFRQLISAVKHCHSRGVFHRDLKLDNLLLDENDNLKVTDFGLSAVKNQIRPDGLLHTVCGTPSYVAPEILAKKGYEGAKADVWSCGVVLFTVTAGYLPFNDYNVTVLYRKIYRGQFRFPKWMSCDLKNLLSRMLDTNPKTRISVDEILEDPWFSSGGYKLDRVLVKSQMEESRTGFKSLNAFDLISFSTGLDMSGMFEENVGLSLVERVVSAKLPERIVKRVEEVVGTKVVVKRLKNGGGARLEGQEGNLIALVVIYQLTEELVVVEMKKRGKGDEYNAQLWKNKLRPLLVELAEKQEVPVSR is encoded by the coding sequence ATGGCGAATGAAGAGTCAACAAACAGCGTCGTTTTGTTCGGGAAATACGAAATTGGAAGATTATTAGGTGTTGGTGCATCAGCGAAGGTGTATCATGCGACCAACATTGAAACAGGGAAGAGCGTGGCAGTGAAAGTGATCAGCAAGAAGAAACTCATCAACAATGGAGAATTCGCTGCTAACATTGAACGTGAGATCTCAATTCTCCGCCGTCTTCATCACCCGAATATCATCGATCTCTTCGAAGTCCTCGCTTCGAAGAGCAAAATCTACTTCGTCGTGGAGTTCGCTGAAGCTGGTGAACTCTTCGAAGAAGTAGCCAAGAAAGAAAAGCTTACAGAAGATCATGCAAGAAGATACTTCCGGCAACTTATCTCCGCCGTGAAACACTGTCACTCTCGCGGTGTTTTTCACCGTGATCTTAAATTGGATAATCTTTTACTTGATGAGAATGATAATCTCAAAGTAACGGATTTTGGTTTAAGCGCGGTTAAAAATCAGATCCGACCCGACGGGTTGCTTCACACCGTTTGTGGGACGCCGTCCTACGTGGCACCGGAGATTCTTGCGAAGAAAGGCTATGAAGGTGCCAAAGCTGATGTTTGGTCTTGCGGCGTTGTTTTGTTTACTGTTACTGCAGGGTATTTACCGTttaatgattataatgttaCTGTGctttatagaaaaatttacCGTGGTCAATTTCGGTTTCCAAAATGGATGTCATGTGATCTGAAGAATCTCTTATCACGTATGTTGGATACAAATCCCAAGACGAGGATAAGTGTTGATGAGATTCTTGAAGACCCGTGGTTCAGCTCGGGTGGATACAAGCTAGACCGAGTTTTGGTTAAGAGTCAAATGGAAGAGAGTCGGACTGGGTTTAAATCATTAAACGCGTTTGACTTGATTTCATTTTCAACTGGGTTAGATATGTCGGGTATGTTCGAGGAAAATGTAGGTTTGAGTTTAGTCGAACGGGTTGTTTCGGCCAAGCTACCGGAGAGGATTGTGAAGAGGGTTGAGGAGGTGGTGGGAACTAAGGTGGTGGTGAAAAGATTGAAGAATGGTGGTGGGGCAAGGTTGGAAGGGCAAGAAGGTAATTTGATTGCTCTTGTTGTGATTTACCAGTTAACGGAAGAattggttgttgttgaaatgaagaAGCGTGGAAAAGGGGATGAATATAACGCGCAATTGTGGAAAAATAAATTGCGACCTTTGCTTGTTGAGTTGGCTGAAAAACAGGAAGTACCGGTTTCTCggtaa